A single genomic interval of Aphidius gifuensis isolate YNYX2018 linkage group LG6, ASM1490517v1, whole genome shotgun sequence harbors:
- the LOC122859676 gene encoding uncharacterized protein LOC122859676 — protein MVVGEPSIHNIMGGMESTGGVRLHNHKRKLKQRFDIIKKLGQGTYGKVQLGINKETGQEVAIKTIKKCKIETEADLIRIRREIQIMSSVQHPNIIHIYEVFENREKMVLVMEYAAGGELYDYLSERKVLSEEEARRIFRQITIAVFYCHKHKICHRDLKLENILLDLTGNAKIADFGLSNVFDERRLLNTFCGSPLYASPEIVKGTPYHGPEVDCWSLGVLLYTLVYGAMPFDGSNFKRLTRQISASDYFEPKIPSSASPLIKDMLQKCPTQRADIEKICSHWWVNKGYDINCLDIAENLAAQTPVRLDLLLSLVPQSASADKLVIDDDSQTNQQITHDNNMSNESTAPTRCHSVGSLMELDRNNSEKIREMINEEEPKNMEIKRKLETTPSMEETHATSSKKKDKTCQNQQIDNRDLKNYATNSRHHSAPITTNTIKEEQMEVDLRNHNSNELNLIKEALVLQFIKEEEERNKEQNKTSEQVKVNDDNSNDKNDDNINKKTKEITDLPVATSVANEKLIETENKVKTSPKKTTKTKKTVSPKKFQVSEVKVDSSQVEIKQNNELIKTDNNEEEKSDTIEIKKLDDNTEKIDKKNNIGVLKKPRQRAVSMDSDEIPLTKQTERRRSKIFETAEKFNQLGSSTINTDIEKPKKIFIPGVNVGGAKRVFERKASLGSMPPSPPIKQSTSKIIIDVPKEKTIENEKIKDDDKKRAVDIITGALGKPPVLKKLNGSPPLTPTSSSSQSTDSKKLGLKIQLAPNDVRNATVSVTTPTETKYPDFDNSTIKPLAIGSSVPTTPEANQQRPVSPTMSSKIEITLKSATLPRRKTSKAEITLAGYKSNNNSFKSEVEAKINACPSTKLRTQKSEVAFPVSGIIQQPSIRSSSLGPDNRQNNKIKERIIPIQFEEDNQELSSSNSFTIPSKPPMPQRSISQKSESLSRQSTADSDTDSLLGGSTTGGAQEKIKKSPREYIIPISVEGGGYVTPRSGSLEPESKNSTPTSVNPSRSRFGRPRRIGSLLSDASEDESPFSTLHRDSDDLLHRHMHRLRSSRPIRQTPEHADSLSSGEDDEDDDGFELLTAENLFSTLLSRVRSLTQRLNVDDTRGTGFPSSRLLGRMGSNSSSQGFWGVHEPLSSYESSFETQTITTRIPESPFRRPLSRDPSDRFGRKDSALSSTSATQSSLGGRSERNPSRESIFDVGSSNTLPRDDQRDEDDSLTTKDHGTNGLIGIKLSPSRDDLTPCLARRLSRQFIEKTRQLLPRSPSIPRERLYRSSTEEPSSILDKPLIKYLDINQITINNNSSSNSLRRDNSLRTDKIQEETAIIDDNNTAKIYNDSIESNKQSMSSICDTNYCDATPSLSVKSFDTSPTESTSNIQTDSMNSLKADAKDFECRLLAAENLIKETKLRSLGLQTKYEQNNDNKCDNELLGSINDLSSLSKRRSCIPSLRLRSESLNRDVEWSSGDRRKTLGCTNEKNLITNDNKTSPERSLLSKLFRSSSSTRETDKNDKSPRKRISRFLRPDFFDTPREESQYVKDKEAQKAAENERRKTRFMRLKNDKIIGNNNNVIVNTNIKDNKPEKELKNKVNTMTRDKFDNFENEKATNNNCENKTIDDTKIVQNLDNNNIDKLINDIEIINSKCDKNDEQFKKQQEPIANTDKLNENETKKSISSMENLILNDTPVTSTTATTKSKVSSVFGLFKNDSKTMINGTKPSTTLLSKFKKNTYKGSRSDTSVITGESSSSSTLNSKIPTKSKPEMKNDVKNTKKIISDTKRSPEKSEIKKTIIKEKIKEKTPPIRSSVERKLSIEKQQNKLAKKSPDKIINTRKSTPEKSDNKNSLDNNTEIVIKKDKNLNELPDNSDKITINNHENDTKEISKNQNSNTQITSQDDNEIPHNRANRSNLKLDLSKVQQYTFNNPPDKIQSTSSNNNSKAMTHHANIMGNKIVNDKALKSEDYHQDKISTKSLDLSDEIDSSKHELINDNTELINNHKKNTPPPTTTAATTTPTINDNKKLSILQNDNKEKLNIIKHKLTPDTTEDILSPMDDNESFDSWSICSNDLNHRTGSDIQSPTSPGYSPLSRNDHQESIIDRIRRKSFYSRFNERKRKPTTLTNSSTLPRKYSFNNLNKHDDDDNNDDGGGVKRNNKKMNSYSLNSSPTGINNDRTLSLYTDELLSYRKSPIDKYSDTSCSLLSPTDKYSKLKSSYDTLRRYRVSPLPDTSSHCSKYLTNSTFSYDPSDNYNKNSSSTGLSRDESNCSIDYHRNHRSSTLPRKYNAHNSLTRNNSIIENKKTADYYEDLLTPSNIDYLTMKKKQTTTKLTDDFTGKYNGDSDIVHKWKNNVDKYSTNDSPDDSDKSHDDDNLRCETASESKELSAACPDDSDDMTTIE, from the exons atgGTTGTTGGTGAACCAAGTATACACAATATAATGGGGGGAATGGAGAGCACAGGGGGTGTTCGTCTTCACAAtcacaaaagaaaattaaaacaacg atttgatattataaaaaagttgGGTCAAGGTACTTATGGTAAAGTACAATTaggaataaataaagaaactgGCCAAGAAGTtgcaataaaaacaattaaaaaatgtaaaattgaaaCAGAAGCTGATCTCATTAGGATAAGAAGAGAAATTCAAATAATGTCAAGTGTACAACATccaaatataatacatatttatgaag tatttgaAAATCGTGAAAAAATGGTACTTGTTATGGAATATGCTGCTGGAGGTGAactatatgattatttatctGAACGTAAAGTACTTAGTGAAGAAGAAGCACGTCGTATATTTCGTCAAATAACAATTGCTGTATTTTATTGtcataaacataaaatatgtcaTCGTGATcttaaacttgaaaatatattattagatTTAACTGGTAATGCAAAAATAGCTGATTTTGGTTTATCAAATGTATTTGATGAACGTCGTTTGTTAAATACATTTTGTGGTAGTCCATTGTATGCTAGTCCAGAAATAGTAAAAGGTACACCATATCATGGACCAGAAGTTGATTGTTGGAGTCTTGGTGTATTACTTTATACTTTAGTTTATGGTGCAATGCCATTTGATGGTTCAAATTTTAAACGTTTAACACGTCAAATATCAGCATCTGATTATTTTGAGCCAAAAATaccatcatcagcatcaccaTTAATAAAAGATATGTTACAAAAATGTCCAACACAACGTgctgatattgaaaaaatatgttcACATTGGTGGGTTAATAAAGGATATGATATTAATTGTCTTGATATTGCTGAAAATTTAGCAGCACAAACACCAGTACGTCTTGATTTATTACTATCATTAGTTCCACAATCAGCAAGTGCTGATAAATTagttattgatgatgattcacaaacaaatcaacaaataacacatgataataatatgtcAAATGAATCAACAGCACCAACACGTTGTCATTCTGTTGGTAGTTTAATGGAACTTGATCGTAATAATTCTGAAAAAATACGTGAAATGATTAATGAAGAAGAAccaaaaaatatggaaattaaaagaaaattagaaaCAACACCATCAATGGAAGAAACACATGctacatcatcaaaaaaaaaagataaaacatgtcaaaatcaacaaattgataatagagatttaaaaaattatgcaacAAATTCAAGACATCATTCAGCACCAATTACTACAAATACAATTAAAGAAGAACAAATGGAAGTTGATTTACGTAATCATAAtagtaatgaattaaatttaattaaagaagCATTGGTATTACAATTTAtcaaagaagaagaagaaagaaataaagaacaaaataaaacatctGAACAAGTTAaagttaatgatgataatagcaatgataaaaatgatgataatattaataaaaaaactaaagaaaTTACTGATTTACCTGTGGCTACAAGTGTagctaatgaaaaattaattgaaacagaaaataaagtaaaaacttcacctaaaaaaacaacaaaaacaaaaaaaacagtatcacctaaaaaatttcaagtatcaGAAGTTAAAGTAGATTCTAGTCAagtagaaataaaacaaaataatgaattaataaaaactgataataatgaagaagaaaaatcggatacaattgaaataaaaaagttagatgataatacagaaaaaattgataaaaaaaataatattggtgtattaaaaaaaccacGACAAAGAGCTGTTAGTATGGATTCTGATGAAATTCCATTAACAAAACAAACTGAAAGAAGACgttcaaaaatatttgaaacagctgaaaaatttaatcaacttggttcatcaacaataaatacagatattgaaaaaccaaaaaaaatatttataccagGTGTTAATGTTGGTGGTGCTAAACGTGTATTTGAAAGAAAAGCTAGTTTAGGATCAATgccaccatcaccaccaatAAAACAAAGTacatctaaaataataattgacgtgccaaaagaaaaaacaattgaaaatgaaaaaattaaagatgatgataaaaaacgtGCAGTTGATATTATAACTGGAGCATTGGGTAAACCAccagtattaaaaaaactaaatggtTCACCACCATTGacaccaacatcatcatcatcacaatcaacagatagtaaaaaattgggtttaaaaattcaattagcACCAAATGATGTTAGAAATGCAACAGTATCAGTAACAACACCAACTGAAACAAAATATCctgattttgataattcaacaattaaaccATTAGCAATTGGTAGTTCTGTACCAACAACACCTGAAGCTAATCAACAAAGACCAGTATCACCAACAATGTcatcaaaaattgaaataacacTTAAAAGTGCAACATTACCAAGACGTAAAACAAGCAAAGCTGAAATAACACTTGCTggttataaatcaaataataattcatttaaatcagAAGTTGAAGCTAAAATAAATGCTTGTCCATCAACAAAATTACGTACACAAAAATCAGAAGTTGCATTTCCAGTAAGTGGTATTATTCAACAACCATCAATAAGATCATCAAGTTTAGGACCAGATAAtcgtcaaaataataaaataaaagaaagaataatACCAATACAATTTGAAGAAGATAATCaagaattatcatcatcaaattcatTTACAATACCATCAAAACCACCAATGCCACAACGTTCAATATCACAAAAATCTGAATCATTATCACGTCAATCAACTGCTGATTCAGATACTGATAGTTTACTTGGTGGTTCAACAACTGGTGGTgctcaagaaaaaattaaaaaaagtccaAGAGAATATATTATTCCAATTTCAGTTGAAGGTGGTGGTTATGTTACACCAAGATCTGGTAGTTTAGAACCAGAAAGTAAAAATAGTACACCAACAAGTGTTAATCCATCAAGAAGTAGATTTGGACGTCCAAGACGTATTGGATCATTATTATCTGATGCAAGTGAAGATGAATCACCATTTTCAACACTTCATAGAGATAGTGATGATCTTCTTCATAGACATATGCATAGACTTCGTAGTTCACGACCAATTAGACAAACTCCAGAACATGCTGATAGTCTATCATCTGGTGAggatgatgaggatgatgatggatttgaattattaactgctgaaaatttattttcaacacttTTATCACGTGTAAGAAGTCTTACACAACGATTAAATGTTGATGATACAAGAGGAACTGGTTTTCCTAGTAGTCGACTTCTTGGTAGAATGGGTTCTAACTCATCATCACAAGGATTTTGGGGTGTACATGAACCACTATCAAG CTACGAGAGCTCCTTTGAAACGCAGACAATAACAAC GAGAATACCAGAGTCACCATTTCGTCGTCCATTGAGTCGTGATCCATCTGATAGATTTGGACGTAAAGATTCAGCATTGTCATCAACTTCAGCAACACAAAGTAGTCTTGGTGGACGTAGTGAAAGAAATCCATCTCGTGAAAGTATCTTTGATGTTGGTAGCAGCAACACTCTACCGCGAG atgACCAACGTGATGAGGATGATTCATTAACAACAAAGGATCATGGAACAAATGGATTAATTGGAATAAAATTATCACCATCACGTGATGATTTAACACCATGTCTTGCACGTCGTTTGAGTCgtcaatttattgaaaaaacacgTCAATTACTTCCACGTTCACCATCAATACCACGTGAACGTTTATATCGTTCATCAACAGAAGAGCCATCAAGTATCCTTGATAAaccattaataaaat ACTTggatataaatcaaataacaattaataataatagtagtagtaATAGTTTACGTCGTGATAATTCATTACGTACTGATAAAATACAAGAAGAAACAgctattattgatgataataatacagcaaaaatatataatgatagtATTGAgtcaaataaacaatcaatgtCATCAATTTGTGATACAAATTATTGTGATGCTACACCAAGTTTGTCAGTGAAATCATTTGATACATCACCAACTGAATCAACGTCAAATATACAAACAGATTCAATGAATTCATTAAAAGCAGATGCTAAAGATTTTGAATGTCGTTTACTTGCtgctgaaaatttaataaaagaaacaaaattacGTAGCTTAGGTTTGCAAACAAAATatgaacaaaataatgataataaatgtgATAATGAATTGTTGGGttcaataaatgatttatcatcattatcaaaacgTCGTAGTTGTATACCAAGTTTAAGATTACGATCAGAATCATTAAATCGTGATGTTGAATGGTCATCTGGTGATAGAAGAAAAACACTTGGttgtacaaatgaaaaaaatttaataacaaatgataataaaacatcACCAGAAAGATCATTGTTAAGTAAATTATTTCGTTCATCATCAAGTACAAGAGAAAcagataaaaatgataaatcacCACGTAAAAGAATATCACGATTTTTACGTCCAGATTTTTTTGATACACCTCGTGAAGAAAGTCAATATGTTAAAGATAAAGAAGCACAAAAAGCTGCTGAaaatgaaagaagaaaaacaagATTTATGAGacttaaaaatgataaaattattggcaataataataatgttattgtaaatacaaatattaaagataataaaccagaaaaagaattaaaaaataaagtcaataCAATGACAAgagataaatttgataatttcgAAAACGAAAaagcaacaaataataattgtgaaaataaaacaattgatgataCAAAGATAGTACAAAATTtagataacaataatattgataaattaataaatgatattgaaattataaattctaaatgtgataaaaatgatgaacaatttaaaaaacaacaagaaccAATAGCAAATACAGATAAacttaatgaaaatgaaactaaaaaatctatttcatcaatggaaaatttaattttaaatgatacaccagtaacatcaacaacagcaacaacaaaatcGAAAGTATCATCTGtatttggattatttaaaaatgattcaaaaaCAATGATTAATGGAACAAAACCATCAACAACATTAttgagtaaatttaaaaaaaatacatacaaagGATCACGTTCAGATACAAGTGTAATAACTggtgaatcatcatcatcatcaacattaaatagtaaaataccaacaaaatcaaaaccagaaatgaaaaatgatgttaaaaatacaaaaaaaataatcagcgATACAAAACGTTCACCGGAAAAAagcgaaattaaaaaaacaataattaaagaaaaaattaaagaaaaaacaccACCAATTAGATCAAGTGTTGAgagaaaattatcaattgaaaaacaacaaaataaattagctaaaaaaagtccagataaaataattaatacacgTAAATCAACACCTGAAAaatcagataataaaaattcatta gataataatacagaaattgttattaaaaaagataaaaatttaaatgaattaccAGATAATTctgataaaattacaataaataatcatgaaaatgaTACAAAAGAAATATCTAAAAACCAAAATTCAAATACACAAATAACATCACAAGATGACAATGAAATTCCTCATAATCGAGCAAATagaagtaatttaaaattagatttatcaaaagtacaacaatatacatttaataatcCACCAGATAAAATacaatcaacatcatcaaataataattcaaaagcaATGACTCATCATGCAAATATTATGggtaataaaatagtaaatgaTAAAGCATTAAAAAGTGAAGATTATCATCAAGATAAAATTTCTACAAAATCTCTAGATTTATCTGATGaaattgattcatcaaaacatgagttgataaatgataatactgaattaataaataaccataaaaaaaatacaccaccaccaacaacaacagcagcaacaacaacaccaacaataaatgataataaaaaattatcaatattacaaaatgataataaagaaaaactaaATATCATTAAACACAAATTAACACCAGATACAACAGAAGATATATTATCACCAATGGATGACAATGAAAGTTTTGATTCATGGTCAATATgttcaaatgatttaaatcATCGTACTGGTAGTGATATACAATCACCAACATCACCTGGTTATTCACCGCTATCACGTAATGATCATCAAGAATCAATTATTGATAGAATTAGaagaaaaagtttttattcaagatttaATGAAAGAAAACGTAAACCAACAACattaacaaattcatcaacattaccaagaaaatatagttttaataatttaaataaacatgatgatgacgacaataatgatgatggtggtggtgttaaaagaaataataaaaaaatgaattcatATAGTTTAAATTCATCACCAACTGGTATTAATAATGACAGAACATTGTCATTGTAtactgatgaattattatcatatcgTAAATcaccaattgataaatattctgATACAAGTTGTAGTTTATTATCACCAACAgataaatatagtaaattaaaatcatcatatgATACATTAAGACGTTACAGAGTATCACCATTACCAGATACATCATCACATTgtagtaaatatttaacaaattcaacattttcatATGATCCAagtgataattataataaaaattcatcaagtacTGGTTTAAGTAGAGATGAAAGTAATTGTAGTATTGATTATCATCGAAATCATCGTAGTAGTACATTGCCAAGAAAATATAATGCACATAATTCATTAACacgtaataattcaattattgaaaataaaaaaacagctgATTATTATGAAGATTTATTAACACCAagtaatattgattatttaacaatgaaaaaaaaacaaacaacaacaaaattaactGATGATTTTACTGGTAAATATAATGGTGATTCTGATATTGTtcataaatggaaaaataatgttgataaatattcaactaATGATTCACCTGATGATAGTGATAAAagtcatgatgatgataatttaag atGTGAGACTGCTAGTGAATCAAAAGAACTTTCAGCTGCTTGTCCTGATGACAGTGATGACATGACCACAATTGAATAa
- the LOC122858811 gene encoding spermatogenesis-associated protein 6: MTRTRGFCVKIEFDLHAVTCPGVWLCPNGSVALQINSLNSHIESQKTNPIFPLLFDDKFLFKKIFTGICTLTELECLLEDEYLYAELIQWPTIGCKGVVLSTFKTNLLELLYPSSCFKGLLNGADVDLLMESTKYFPGIIAPKIEISTRTIVEEVFGICELDIASNNIINPKLINSKAKPCIHKKSTNEGVIRQRKVCHSYGKPVSPTIHCRHAQNHHACVSDSQKKNSHVDQCYQKYKNRSCSPSPLSRRTIHACSSNNQFHNFDDCPVCLRYKNFFSKESKQNIHDNNSTRKNAIYGICNISNCRDHASTNHGSASSILQSKIQSIRSHRR, encoded by the exons ATGACGAGGACTCGAGGATTTTGTGTCAAAATTGAATTTGATCTTCATGCT gtaACATGTCCAGGTGTCTGGTTATGTCCAAATGGTTCAGTTgcattacaaataaattctcTAAATTCTCATATTGAATCACAAAAAACAAATCCAATATTTCCactattatttgatgataaatttttatttaaaaaaatatttactggtATATGTACATTAACTGAACTTGAATGTCTTCTGGaagatgaatatttatatgcTGAATTAATTCAATGGCCAACAATAGGATGCAAGGGTGTTgtattatcaacatttaaaacaaatttacttgaattattGTATCCATCATCTTGCTTCAAAGGTTTACTAAATGGTGCTGATGTTGATTTACTAATggaatcaacaaaatattttcca ggTATTATTGCAcctaaaattgaaatttcaacACGAACAATTGTTGAAGAAGTATTTGGTATTTGTGAATTAGATATTgcttcaaataatattattaatccaaAGCTAATTAATTCAAAG gcAAAACCttgtattcataaaaaatcaactaatGAAGGTGTTATTCGTCAACGTAAAGTTTGTCATAGTTATGGAAAACCAGTATCTCCAACAATTCATTGTCGACATGCTCAAAATCATCATGCCTGTGTATCTgatagccaaaaaaaaaattcccatgTTGATCAgtgttatcaaaaatataaaaatagatcaTGCAGTCCATCACCACTGTCAAGACGAACAATACATGCATGTTcatcaaataatcaatttcataattttgatgattgtCCAGTTTGTTTGagatacaaaaattttttttcaaaagaatcgaaacaaaatattcatgataataatagtacaaGAAAAAATGCAATATATGGAATTTGTAATATTTCTAATTGTCGTGATCATGCATCAACAAATCATGGATCTGCATCgtcaat attacaatcaaaaattcaaagtATCAGAAGTCATCGaagatag
- the LOC122859675 gene encoding uncharacterized protein LOC122859675 produces MDPVKLLFYTEQYEKANRKIKLTEKFGAIPKKKLITGKFYSKYEGINSINAPDEYIKLIERRYELKPRDIYPYRPPTMNMTYGWFADEIFVKKSNDPRLNFPLTECDVVKTEMRIRQADKNLTQKKFQGKSFKT; encoded by the exons atggatcctgtaaaacttttattttacacagaacaatatgaaaaagctaatagaaaaattaaattaactgaaaaatttggagcaataccaaaaaaaaaattaataactggtaaattttattcaaaatacgaaggaattaattcaataaatgcaccagatgaatatattaaattaatcgaAAGACGTTATGAATTGAAACCGAGAGATATTTATCCATATCGTCCACCCACTATGAATatgac ttaTGGATGGTTTGctgatgaaatttttgttaaaaaatcaaatgaccCAAGGCTTAATTTTCCACTGACAGAATGTGATGTTGTTAAAACTGAAATGAGAATTCGTCaagctgataaaaatttaacacaaaaaaaatttcagggAAAATCCTTTaaaacatga
- the LOC122859674 gene encoding myosin heavy chain kinase D-like: MMMPMETFQKQQNKFMNLQIQHRQQIMQQQSPRDPRIRNMKNPAVPAVAATAINPPGFVNYMQFNSTKRRHDHYNYNTDSPILKKNKIEQVNSCSDNQGGKSSLKWQQPLFSQPPPVFMTRNTLTYPPPNSPGAMNKFNGSHQQVYTNNNNNQLLATRNTINNNQSIATRITTSLPSPSPPGATSSGSSSPSSVGSSSPKLDINALYQNLLESGLVQQLSDNNKLNIEVKKEPEIIEVSFDEPKTLKIKRPDLVAALYTGTPCGNCGLRFTSNSIETYDQHLDWHFRQARKEKAAAKTVNSRSWYYNINDWMRSDEIEAEEDRKASFFETQKEEDKVEQFTKSPVLIE, from the exons atgatgaTGCCAATGGAAACGTTTCAAAAACagcaaaataaattcatgaatttacaaattcaACATCGACAACAGATAATGCAACAACAATCGCCTCGAGATCCTCGAATCAGGAACATGAAAAATCCTGCAGTACCAGCTGTTGCAGCTACAGCTATTAATCCACCAGGTTTTGTAAATTACATGCAATTTAATTCAACTAAAAGAAGACatgatcattataattataatactgATAGTccaattttaaagaaaaataaaattgaacaagTTAATAGTTGTTCTGATAATCAAGGTGGTAAATCTAGTCTCAAATGGCAACAGCCATTATTTAGTCAACCTCCACCAG TATTTATGACTAGAAATACATTAACTTATCCTCCACCAAATTCACCTGGtgcaatgaataaatttaatggcTCACATCAACAGGTTTAtactaacaataataataatcaattattagcAACAAGAAATACAAT caataataatcaatccaTTGCAACAAGAATTACAACATCTTTACCTTCACCAAGTCCACCTGGTGCAACAAGTTCAGGATCTTCTTCACCAAGTTCAGTAGGATCTTCTTCACCAAAACTTGATATAAATGcattatatcaaaatttacttgaaagtGGTCTTGTTCAACAACtcagtgataataataaattaaatattgaagtaaaaaaagaacCAGAAATAATTGAAGTATCATTTGATGAGccaaaaacattgaaaattaaacgACCAGATTTAGTAGCAGCATTGTATACTGGTACACCATGTGGTAATTGTGGTCTTAGATTTACATCAAATTCAATTGAGACATATGATCAACATTTAGATTGGCATTTTCGTCAAGCTAGAAAAGAAAAAGCTGCAGCTAAAACAGTTAATTCAAGATCAtggtattataatattaatgattggATGCGATCTGATGAAATTGAAGCTGAAGAAGATCGTAAAGCAAGTTTTTTTGAGACACAAAAAGAAGAAGACAAAGTTGAACAA TTCACAAAAAGTCCAGTATTgatagaataa
- the LOC122858812 gene encoding ras-related protein Rab-30-like has translation MEDYKFLFKVVLVGNAGVGKTCLVRRFTQGLFPPGQGATIGVDFMIKTVEVENEKVKLQIWDTAGQERFRSITQSYYRSAHALILVYDISCQPTFDCLPDWLREIEEYASNKVLRILVGNKIDREDREIPTHVGEEFAQRHGMYFLETSAKEAENVERLFMEIAAELMEQARSKELPRYETNATSINGKTTSIGDNSNCSCSRFS, from the exons ATGGAGGactacaaatttttatttaaagtcgTACTTGTTGGTAATGCTGGAGTTGGAAAAACATGTCTTGTTCGTAGATTTACacag ggaTTGTTTCCACCTGGACAAGGAGCAACGATTGGTGTTGACTTTATGATTAAAACAGTTGAagtagaaaatgaaaaagtcaag cTTCAAATATGGGACACAGCTGGTCAAGAAAGATTtcg atCTATTACACAGAGTTATTACAGATCAGCTCATGCATTGATACTCGTTTATGATATATCATGTCAACCTACATTTGATTGTTTGCCCGATTGGCTCAGAGAAATTGAAGAATATGCTAGTAATAAAGTACTGAGGATACTTGTTG gcaACAAAATTGACAGAGAAGACAGGGAAATTCCAACTCATGTTGGTGAAGAATTTGCTCAACGTCATGGaatgtattttttagaaaCATCAGCTAAAGAGGCTGAAAATGTTGAAAGACTATTTATGGAAATTGCTGCTGAGCTAATGgag caaGCACGCAGCAAAGAGCTTCCAAGATATGAAACAAATGCAACGTCAATAAATGGTAAAACAACGTCAATTGGAGATAACAGTAATTGTAGCTGTAGTCGTTTTTCCTAA